In Gossypium hirsutum isolate 1008001.06 chromosome A10, Gossypium_hirsutum_v2.1, whole genome shotgun sequence, the DNA window TCTGTCATTCCTTCAAATTAATCAAATTGTGATTTTACTTTTACACAGAAAGTTTATAGCAAAAACAACTACAAAACCAGACAAAATTTACTTTAAGAATATGTGTAATGTAGTGTCTTCGTAGGAATTGATGTTACAATTCTGTCATTTCTTCAAATTAATCAAATTGTGATTTTGCTTTTACACAGAAAGTTTATAGCAAAAACAACTACAAAACCAGACAAAATTTACTTTAAGAAGATGTGTAATGTACTTCCCATCACATTATGttcttttaaactttttttcCCCTGGTTAGTAAGTAGGGCGATTTAAGTTGGTGAATTCTGACTAATATTAGTCCTATGCGTGGGGTGTTACTTATTATAGGTCCAAGAGATTGAAACCGATAATTGTTGATACGGGGCATTACCTTTTGGAAAAGGATGAGATATTTTATGTTACTCAGAAGCGGGTATTGCCTAATTCTTTCAGGTTGTTTTCAGGTATGTGTTTATGCCTGACTTCTTCTTTATGTTGCAAAAAATGGGTGAAATTCATGTGTACGGTTTACATTCTTAATTACTGGAGTAGCTAGATAATGAACCAAGAGAGCTTGATTTAGTCTAGTGGACCTGCAGTATGGAGATGATTAAGAATGTGATTTGAATTTGTAGTTTTCTGTGTGAAATCATAAAATTCCATGATATCATAGTGTGTTTATTCACGATCTTTAAATCATCTAGTGGAGGTGCTAACAAGGATGTTATTTCTGGAACATATGAATCTTAGGACCTATCAGCTTGAAACCAACTTTTATTCCTTCAGACCTGATCTTATCATTGATCTAATTATAATCTTGGAGGAGATCTAAAGAACATTTACTCATCAGGTAGAAACTGGTTGTTTCTGTTCTTGCAAATTGAGTAGAAGTTGACATTGCGGATTTTGAGTGAGAGGGCAATCTAGTAAACAAGAGAGAGCATTTGCATTCAGAATATCAAATTAGGATATGGGTCAAACCTAGGAAGTTACTGGTAGTTTTCTCATGGTGTTGGCATAGTTTCTGTAGTGAATGCATCAATTTCAATCCAGCTTCAGAAAGGAATATAGTTCAGAGAAATAGAGGGGGAACTGGGGAGGGGAAAGGATAGAGAATCCAGCGTAGAAATGTCTGTGGTTGACATCCCATTTCAAAGGAACAGAATGCTTTGTAGAAATAAACTTGTTGAGAGAAGTGAGAGAGAGGGAGAAGGAAAAGCAATAAAAAtttgaagtttgaaaatttttgaagccttTAGGTTTGAACATAGATATATCCTCTTTGCCAGATTTTGAATTCCATCATTTTGCTTTGTGTTGCTGGTTGAAATTGTCATGGACTGTAAAAGTAATATCACtaaaaacaattttatttattaattgagAAGATTTTAGGAATTTAAATTGATCTTAAATTATAGGCCTCTCCATGTTTAGGTAGTGCGGCCTGAGCTTGGTGCATAAAGGCAGTTTTGTCTGCACTCTCGGCAGAACTTTAAGGATAGATCCATTGGGGAATGGCCTAATGTGCTATTTACCTACTAATCCATCATGCGTGTGCtggttataaaatttcaatacATGATGGCAATTTgcttgaataaaagttaaaaaggaaaagagtaaagaaatagaaaaaggaaacattCCATGCATTTATTACCAAGTTGTGAGGTGGAGCCAATTAGAAGTAGAAGCAATCTTTTTCTGCTCTAAAAGAAAGCCTTGCTACCATCTTGCCTTGTAACTGAAATCGTAAATCTATCCACTTGTTAGACATTGAAAGATGTTTTGAGACTGTTGTAGGAGACTGCATATGTTCCATGCATCTTTATACAGCATTAAAGGTCCTCATTATGGCAAGAGTTGTTTGGTTTCCATCAAATACCAAATATAGATGTCCATTCAACTACTCTTAAATGGCTTTGGAAACAATAATCAATTCTGACAAGATTACTTCCTTTGTTGTTTATTTATAACTGGTGTAGTCATACAAGGTAATATATGCAGTTCCCTTTGTTGAGAAGTTTTTCTGCCTGCTTTGCCAAACTAGAGATCCCATCTTTTGCAGGTTCAGCATTTGCAATGTTAACTCGTAGTTTCATTGAGTTTTGCATCCTTGGTACAGACAATTTTCCAAGGACTTTGCTAATGTATTTGGCAAACATGCCTTATTCCTTCACCAATTATTTCCCTACCATCCTTTGTAACTCTAAGTTCAAGAGCACTGTTATAAACCATAACCTCCAGTATGTAGCCTTCAACATGTCCTCTTCGAAGAAGCAGCTTTCCTAACATGATCTTGCAGAATTTAATGCTATGATTCAGAGTGGAGATTCCTTTGCAACACAATTCAAGTTTGATGATCCAGTGCTTGATCATATTGACCGAAAAATTTTGAAACGCAAGCCTGGCAGAGTTGTGCAAGGTGGATGGTGCTTAGGCATTCCTGCAAATGACACATGTTCAGTATGGGGGGATGCTGATATCTTGAGGCCTGGTAAAGGAGCAAAAAGGCTTGAAAGACGTATTGTTAAGTTACTTTCGGGTGATAGGTTTCGGTCCCTGCAATGTCTTGACAGATGATCTGAATCAACCAGCTTTGAGACATGAAATTGCAAAAGTAAAAGGTATAACGAAAACCAAGACGAATTGTGTTTCCCCCGGGGAGTTAACCACGGACCCTCGCATTCTTTTTAGGAGCATTCCATTTCATCAAGCACCTAGTTGTGCTATTATATTTGTATAGTAATTTACGATTCATTTGTTATTGTACTAATTGATATTGAAAGTAAATTCAACTAGTACGGTATTGGGTACAAAGTATGTTCACTATTATAAGTTAATCATGAGAAAGTTAAGTTTCTATCCCATGTTTGTTTGGGAAATTAGGCCAGTATAATTCAATAAACAAACAATCATGAAACGTATCCTGTGATTTATTGTTAATAAAATCATTGAAGAAAACGAAATGAAAATCACATAGTTTATAAATTAACGGATTAAAGTCTTTTTCCCTCTAGAGTTGAATCCATTGAGCtgcaaaaatagtaataataaaaaaagggccTAAACTGAAAGCAACTAAAATGAATAAACGACCCTAGGGTCATTTCAGGGTCTCAGAAGTTTTCAGGGCTGTCATCTAATTGTTTCTCATCTTCAATCTCAACCTCCAGGATTTCCTGACACGGAAATAGAAacaatttcaacaaaaaattGCCTGCATGCAACCCATTACAAAGGCTTAAGCTAACAATAATTATAGTGATGAAATTAAAAAGCAAATGTTGACTAACAGGGATTCTCTGCTTCAAATAATTTCCGACTCTGGCTACGACTGTAGTACGTTTGTGCCAAAATCGACCCTTGAGACTAATCTTCACAAAGGGTCCATCCAATTCCGATAATTCAACTTGACCTAAACGTATTtccattttaaaattcataaaactGCATCAACACATGTTTAAGATTGCTGAAAATAAAAGTCATAATGTACCTTAAGAAGAGTCAGTCACCTGTTATGCCAACCTCTGTGTCAAAAAGCTGAGCAAGCTGCAAAGCCATACATTCCCAGTTTGCAAAAATGGAAAGGACGATAAGATAAATTTAACAAGGATAGGATTATAATTcagatgaaagaaaaataaagaaacttgCCTCTACACGGGCATCAGCTAAGACAAGTTCAATATTTTCCTCTGTCAAATCCAATGGCGGAAGTGGAACTCCACCACCAGATGCTGCTTTTAGCGGCCGTAATGATTTTGATTGTGATGATATCCGGCTAATAATGTGTATATTAATGGATGATGGTCTTTGTTGCTGTAACTTCACCCCTGCTGGCCTGCTTCTTGGTCTTGCTCTGCCTGAGATTAGGCCACCAGGACCGGGAAAAGTGACGGCTGCTGTTGATGCTACCATTGTTTTGGATTGGTAATAACAGTGGGAAACTAGCAGATCCTTCGACATCAGCCTTTTTCCTTGTCTTTTTAGAACTTCGAGTTTGACAATGGATAAGGATGTTGTCACGTGGTTATTTCGGGACCATTCAGTTTATAACAACTAACAAATCAAATCATATAGAAGGACCAAACACAAAGGTGCCAAAGGTAAAAGTATTGCTGGCAGGTATTAGGAGTTtggatgtattttatttttttagtaaaaaaatgagTAAACTAATTAATGAATGTTAGATAAATGAGTAAATTGATATTTCTTTggaaaattttatctatttgtaCATTTAAAAATTAGCGTGATTAACGGAATAATCAAACAATAATATATGACGTACTACATGTACCTTAttctaacatataaaaattaatttttaatagtaaaaatgaatgaaactTTTAATAGAAGAACCAAATTGCTCTTTGACCTAATCTATAGggattaatttacctattttttaaataGAGAAGACAAAATAAAACTTGACTCCTAGTACACGGGCCTATATGGTACGTTTACTTGCCAAACACGATAAAAACTCATGCATACTTTGTTAGGATTTGTGATTTCATCATTGTACTTGTAAATTTCGaactaattgaataaatttttttttcatatgatTAGTTTATCATATATTTGTATGATTCTCATCCATGATTTATGCATTAAGAgcaaaatttataaacaaatattCGGTTAAATTAGGCTAATATGCCATTTTTTAAATTAGGCttttaagttctttttttttttaaaatttaggaaataggtcattttttgatcttctagggttagggtttttaatatttttaggtttagggttttgaaaAGGGTTCAGGGTTTTCGATTAAAATCAGGTGTAACAGTCTGTTTTTCAATAGTGTCGGGGCTACCAAattgacgagtaagttcgtaaatattattatttaatatttacgagtcaaatatgattttaaaaaggtttttgatttgataatttatgttatataagtgatttataaagtttaagtggtaagaccctaagtcaagtagttttagaaaatgaggtatcaagatctcgtttctataaaccgagccataaatatttttataaatatttatagattttcattacggtggtattaaagtttcgttgaaaaattttaacgtttcgacagttaattaattaaaaaggattaaatcgtaaaatatgtaaaatttaatgGTTATAACATTATTTGTATCTAATAGATATAAAAGCATGAAATGAAGGCCTAAAGTAGTAATTCAGCCAATTTAGATGATAGTGGATGAACATGGCTTAgcatttggtgaaatttggttgagtttttaagggtaaaatgataattaatcaattaaattaaaaattaaattaaattaaatcaaaatgcTTTATCATCTTTTACAATCTTTCTCCACCGATTATTAATGGAGGAAGACGCCATTTTTGATGCATGGAGGTTTCGGCAAGTTAAATTCtaaattggtatgtgattttagcttcatttttaataacttttatgtttatgagatcgttgcaactagattTAGTTAGttcgtaccttcatttttgaaaccaTTAAAGATTTTGAAGGTTTCCatgaatgtgattttttttattaaatgatgaatttgaaatgttggttgatatttaaaaatattttgttaagtgattttggtgaattttccgattagggactaaattgttgaaattataaaagtacaaggatttgatgtgaaattattgcacATGTGGACTGTTTTGTGTGCCATGAATATTCGGTTGATGTGAAttgacattaaaaatggttaatttacatgttttaggcccaaagactaaattgaatagaagtaaaatgttaggggtaattttgtaaaaattttaaaaatgactaaattgcataaaatacattgttttactttctaaaataataaattgaataaaattattaatttagatcaagatcgagttgaaaatgcccctatactttgtcttttatgcaatttagccaggtaagtttgtacgtttaaatagcattttaaattatgttttaaatgttattattttataatatcaaattatgtcTCGGTGGAAAAATCCAAAGGCGTATCGACGATCATCGAccaatgaaaagggatagcttcgactatcggttatgaaaagggatggagacaaccatcaactatgaaaaggtatggtgacgaccatcaattAGGAAAAGGAATAGTTTTGACTATCGACTATCAAAAGGGATAGTGACGACtatcaactatgaaaagggatggtgacgaccatcgattaatgaaaagggatggtttcgaccatcgaatatgaaaagggatagttttgaccatcgtttagcacactttgtgtaagCTTCGATAAGGGTTCGATGAAATTCACTTtgatattatgaaaatatatgaaGTGTGTATATTCATAATTATGAAAAGTATGATATAAGTGATGTTATGTTTACGTACCATACTTTACCATATGATGGTATTGCTAATTTAAGTGTTTAGTCACTAACTTGTGGTTATGGTTAATGttatgtgttatgcaaatgaaatggtaagtgttcaatatgaaccaagacatgtatgtatgaaagACTTTACATGAAAAATAAGTTATGTTGAAATGGATGATAAATCTAATTGAATCATGCTCAAGTATATtggttatccatgtcaaattcatatgaatcatgtttaaatgaactaacatgtgttgttgatgtatttagacttatgccaagcttgtggatatgaatgatgtttatgattatgcttgtactatgcatatgaaatgggtaAGAAAAAAGGAATTAAAACGGTAAGTATGTAATTGGGATGTGTTATGATGCTATAAAAGGTTTAATGTGATAAATGAGTTAATTGTATGTGAGCAAATTGTTTCTGCTATGGATGAATCTACCTAtgtcatggataaatacactgaaTCAggaattaataatgttgtttaggcttaggATAAACATTGGGAAcaaaatggaaagtaagtaaataaaaagatatatataatcttataaaaagtattaagtaaataaaaagatatataatcttataaaaaggttgatgattatatattatgtctcatgaaatcctatcatgttatgaatggtcaataaatatgtgacattaatgaacttattcaattgtgagttgatgattatgGTATGATAAGTCTTGAGACATTGGTATAGATTTGTTTTTAacctataaatttcattattgaaatagaaaattatgcttaaagtttatatgagcttactaagcattcattgcttacgtagttattttcctttactttatagattatcggaagcttgatcGAGTTGGAAGCTAGTTGGAGATCCATCACTCTATCCACCGATTGTATCCGTAGATTTTAATGCTTTGGTcattgttataatggcatgtatatgtggaaTATGTCTAATAATTAGTTGATGATATTGGCATGTAATATTGCTGTGAACTTGTAAAACTTATGTAATTTTGATGCCCTaatggttggtgtgcttttgggactttgatgcttaatggttagtgtttatatgatcaaattgatgcatggtttttaTGAACAAAAAGGTAAGTGTTGGCATgtttgcaaaatgatcatttcggatatgaattgatatgaaatttagttaagcATAATTGGTTGAATTATGAACCATTCGGTATGTTTTAATGTGAATTTGGCTTGTGGTCAATTATGGCATAACTTGTTATAGAATTAAGCTAAATACATATATGGATGGAATATTGTTTACTTTGGAAATGTATTGAACTAGATGTGAAtgatgtaaatatggtatataaaTGTCAGTTGTTTGGTACCGTTTGAAAATGGTTGGTTTGTGTCATTTAGGTGGATTGATGATGTATGTAAGGAATGGTCAAAAGGGTAAGGTTATTTTGATATCgcatgaatctaatatggtaTGGTTGATATGTAtcaattgtgatatgttttggcaTGGAAGCAAATTAGTTGATAAATGGTAAATGTGCCAATATTTATGTTGACTTGATGATTTatgtttgaggtgccttttggcatattggttgtatggataaataACATATTGAATTGGTCttaaaatgcatgttttgggtatGTTTTGATGCTTGAAAGAGGTGCAAATGGCTTGAATGTGTAGGCATGAATTGAGTGAAAGAAATAGCTTAAAAATTGGACTATTTCTTGTCCccatggcctaagacatgggcgtgtgacttagccgtgtgtgacacacagccatgcgacacggtcgtgtgtcccttgtaggtttttaaaggttgcatttcgaaagttacatggcctagcacacgggcgtgtggcttggccgtgtgaaccaagtcagtgagttacacgggcatggacacaggcgtgtgtccctactttgaacgtcgacacggcctaagacacgggcgtgtgtctcaacgt includes these proteins:
- the LOC107915070 gene encoding uncharacterized protein is translated as MSKDLLVSHCYYQSKTMVASTAAVTFPGPGGLISGRARPRSRPAGVKLQQQRPSSINIHIISRISSQSKSLRPLKAASGGGVPLPPLDLTEENIELVLADARVELAQLFDTEVGITGQVELSELDGPFVKISLKGRFWHKRTTVVARVGNYLKQRIPEILEVEIEDEKQLDDSPENF